Within Microcebus murinus isolate Inina chromosome 8, M.murinus_Inina_mat1.0, whole genome shotgun sequence, the genomic segment CGGGCTGACAGCAGCTGGACCCTAAGTCCAGTGCAGCTTGGGCTGACCCGGGTTAGGAAATGCGGCCTCTTGGGACACACCAGATTGTGTTGGGGGGCTTGCAGGACAAGCCACAGAGGTGCCTGACCTGCTGTGTAGCCGCAAAGGGTGTAAGATGTACCAGTGTGTGGAAGTGACAGGGGACAGGAAGAATAGCGCATTCAgaaacacagcaaaagaaacagggAGTTCCCCTTTGCTGGAGGAATAAGGCCCTTGACAACATAAGTAACTGCACCGTTCTAGAGCTGGGATACACAGTGTGGAGGCAAGGAGGGACGACTGGGTCCAGGATTTCTGTTCCAGGGCTCATCTAACAAGGCAGATTCCTCCATTTTAGGATTTAGACTTAGCTCCTCCACTCATTTTTCTGGTAACTCCAATGTCCCTTGTTATCACCCCCTGGGCTGTCTTTTTTGCTTTGTTAAAAGGAGAGCGATATCATATTAGAGGTTGAACCTGTAAAGGTGTtgatttttaattggttttgaCCTAGGTAGGTAGATAGCAATTTCATGTAGTTCAACCCCACAATCGTCCTCCCAACCTTGTAGGAATAAATGGAAATGCTTGAATCATGAGCGAAAGGCTCACTGCCCTGCACACAGCAGGTACCCAGTGAGGGCCTGGGGAATGTTTTAATGGTAGTTCTGGAACCAGGTGGGCATAAGCCTTCCTCACCCACTCAAAGCAAAGCCAGCTACAGGGGAACAAGGTCAGGCAAAGCAGTTCTTAGAGGGAAATTCACATTCACCCTGCTCCTTCTCGGTGTTGGCCTTCACTCCTTGCCCCGCTAGGGTCAGAATCCAGAAGTTAAGTCCAGTTTTCAGGTATGGACACAgcaacttgcccagggccaccatTCAGACTAGGAGGAAGACTCCATCGCTTAAGGGAGGCACAGGCCAAGTCCTATTGCATCCAGGTTTTGTGGATGGAACAATTCCCTCCAGGGTAACTGGAACTTAATTGGTGGGGCGTGGGCAGAAGGTGCTGTCCTCTGTTTACTGAAGCACAATCCTCCAGCTCTGGGAATGTGACACAAAGGAGGGGTTGCAGCCCAGGAGCCCTTCCTCGCCTTCTGTAAAGGATGGCCCCAGGTCTGCAGGGCAGTAAAGGCAGCTGgtggtgggagagggggagggggccgAACACAGAGTTAGAACCTGTGGTTCTGGGACAACATTGTTGTGAGGCCCCAGGACTGGCGCGCGCCCACCCAGTGGAGAATCCCAGTTCCAGCCATCGGGCGCCCTGGGGCAGGGCGGAGACCCAGCGGGAGTCCCCTCTGCCTCAGCACCGGAGCTGGACGGCGACTGCCAGGCAGTGGGAGGTGGCGCGTCGCCCCGCCTTACCCAGCACCTGCCTCACGTTTCTTCTGGGCAGAGGACTAGGGAGCCTGGACTTCTCCCCCAGCGGAAAACTCGCTCGGGAAAGCCCGACAGGCCAGTGGTCAGACTGGCACGTGTGAACGGGGCTGGGGCCTGATGCGCACGGGACAGGGGAGCGGGAGGGGGCGCAGTCCTCGGTCGTGCCCCGGCACCGCGCGCCTCCTCCCGCTGGGTGAGTGTCTAGTGGACTCGCCAAAGAGCGCCTCGGGGCCACATCGCCCACGACCTAAGGAACTGAGAAGGGCGACTCAGTCTCTCTTCTCGCCCCGACTTCGAGCTCTGCTGAATTTGGTGTCCGTCCGCCCTTCAAGATTCCAGAATCCAGGTTTTCCCTATTCCTAGATCGGCGTCTCCGAGAGACAGACGGCAGGAACTGCCAATGACAGGGCGCAAAGCGTCAACTTTGTGTTCGCCCGCCACTCTCGGCCAGTGTGCGCTCGTCTCTCCGGAGTCCCGCCTTCCGTGTCGGGCGCCCCCTTTTGGCCACACGGGACGAACCCTATCCGTCGCCATCTTGTGTGCGGCACAGGTGTTATTCTGGAAGATCTTTCCACCTATTCTGGCCCCTCTTCCCACACAGCAGATTTCTTAGTTCGACAGCCAAGTGCGCCGGCGACAAGGAGAGAGTAGCCCACGGTTTTCGGATTGTCTGCGTGTGTTGGATCGCCACGTCACGCCACGCTTGCCGCGTCTTTCGCCATCTTGAGTGTGGCGTCTCCTTGGTTCTCTTCTTGGGGATCCACATGGTCCCCTAAATGGCTCCCCAAATTTCAAGGAGTCCCCAAGGACTAGCCTAACTGGCCTAAGGGACGATTCTTTACCCCCAATAACTCCGCAATGTTCAGGTGCCCATCAGAGCCCAGAAGTGGGGTGAGAAAGGGGTAGACTCGAAGGCCCTGCGGGACCGTGGAAGGAACCCGCCCTGAGGCTGTCGCGACGGCAGTGACCGCTCCAGGCAGAAGCTGACCATAGCCGTGGAGCGCGGGCTCGCTCAGCTGCGGGAGACCCGCAAGCTATCCTGCTCGAGGGCAGGAGCCCGCATCAGGCATCGAGTCCCTTCGATGCACGAATCCCAGAGTGTGTGCTTGGCACAGTGCCCACTCGTCGGCTGGCCCAGCCAGCGGACGCTGGAACTGATGGTGGGCGACGGGGTCATTTCCCCCGGACTTGGGGCACCCGGGACCGGGGGGCCATGGGAGAGGGACAGGGTGGTCCAGGTGCTCGGGTCCTGGCCTCGTGACCTCTTCGCTCGTCGTGGGGTACCGTCTGCTAGCACCGGCACAATTCTTGGTCGGAGGTGCCCAGGCGCTGGGGGCGGGCACCTCCGCGGGCACTGCGCTGGGCACCGCCCGGGGCGAGCGCGGCCCAGCaccccgcgccccctccccctcgcTGGCAGCCGTCGTGCGCGCTCGCCcgctcctcttccctccccctccttccgaGCAGCcgcggggagggggaggaagggggcgCTGGGCCGGCAGCTTTGCCGCGCTTTGGCTTTCTGCGTCAGCAGCCCCAGCAAAACAGCGGCGGGAGCGCGCGTCACCCGCGCGCccgcgctcccctcccccgcgTCCTCGGCGCCGTTGAGACCCGGCAAACTCGGGCCTTGAATGACAGTGCGGCCGGCGACTGCGCAGCGCGGGACAGGCCGAAGCACTGCCGCTTTAAGCACGCTTGTCCATTGTTCGGAATCGAACCAATCAGGGAGCGCCCGCTCCCTGCGCTCACCCAATAGGGTTCGGGCAAGGGCGGCCGAGGACCGCCCACTAATCTATATTAAAGGTTCTGGCGCCGCGTGAGTCCCccactggctgctgtgaaaagcCATCTTTGCATTGTTCCCGGGTCCGGCTTCCTGCTCGCCGCAACCTCCTCCGCCGCGCGTCTCCGCCGCCGCCGCGGACTCCGGCAGCTTTATCGCCAGAGTCCCCGAACTCGCGCTTTCTTTTCCGTCCCCTGCATCGGATCACCGGCGTGCCCCACGATGTCAGACGCGGCCGTGGACACCAGCTCCGAGATCACCACCAAGGTGAGGCTGGACGCCGCCCGCCCCCTCGGGGTCCGCGCGCCGCCGCCCGAGCGGTGTGTGGCGCGCGGCAGCCGGGCTGCCCCAGGCAGCTGTTGCTCTCTCCCTCGGGGAGCCCGCACGCCCCCAGCGCGGTCCCCCCAGGCAGCCCACTCTTTGTGTGCGGAGGAGGGGGCGGGAAGCGCCGCGGCAGCCGTGGAGCCCGTGGGGGAGTGGGCCCGGCGGCCGGAGGTAGGCGCGGAGGCTGGTCCGTAGCTCTGGAAACTTGTTTGTGGCTCGTTTGAGCGGCAGCGGGAGGAGAGGGGCCGGGTTGGGGGGTTTTCGGCCCGCCGGGCGCACAGAGGTAACTTTGAAACTCGAGCGCGTTGAGAGTCGGAAGTGATGGGGGCGCGTGTGCGGGCGCGGGCCGGCTGCGGGAAGTGGCGGCTGGCCCCTGCGGGTTGCCTTCCCCTTTGTTCGGCGCCCGGCGGCGGGTTTCGCGCCCTGCAGCCCGCCCGAGGTGGCTTTATCTGTGCTAACCTCTGACAAGGCGGAtggggcggcgggcgggccggCCGCGACGTCGATTGTCTCCGCGGAGGTGTGACGGGCTTCTGGGTGCCCTCCGCGGGGAGTGCGCAGCGAGCGGCCGCCAGCTCCAATAATTCACCAGCGGTGCCGGGCTGGGCTGGAGAGGCGGCGAGCCCACGCGCcggagggggaggaaagagaaagtgaaGCAGCGGCGCGCCGGGGGCCTATGGGCGCCCCCCGCGGCTGCCTGGGAGTACGGTGAGCGCGGCGGCTCCGGGGGCGACGCGGGCCAACACTGCGGCCGCGGCTGGCCGGAGTCGGGGCCGAGCTGGGGGTGTGCCCGGGGCCCTGTGGCGAGTTCGCCGCCTTGGCTTTGGAGGGTCTGCGCGGCCGGCGCGCTCCGCTCCGCTCCGCGCCGCGCGGGTCGCGGCGCTCGCAGACGGACTGGCTTTTTCCCCTCCTTATCCTTTGGCCTCGTTCCTCGCCCCTCGTGTCCCTGTGGGGATCGGCGCGAGTCACCTTGGCGTCTCCTTAACCCTTGTGCCCCTGGCGTCACCTCCGGCTCTCAGGGGCGACTCCCCTGGCGGACTGGAGCTCGGCCGGCATCTCCGCAGGGGCTCTCGGCGGCCCCCTCGGGGCCCTTCCTGGGAACCAGTGTGGCAGGGTTCTCCCCCCTAGCGCGCAGCTCCGGCGTTTCCTTTCCTCGGGGTGGTTTGCCCCGAGAAGCGCGTCCCCGACGGCCTCGGGCCGAGGAACCGAAACAGCCCCGCGGACTTGCGGCAGGCTCCCGCGGGACTTTGCCCGCCAAATGCAGAGATGCAGGCCCGCGCGCCTCGCCTGCCAGGGCGACGGCAGGGGGCGTCCAGAGGCCGGAGACCCGCGCGCAACTGGGCGCGCGGAGCGTGGCGAGCGCTGCCAGAGGGCCTGGATTCCCCAGGGCTAGGGGTGCATTCGGCGTCCTCGGGCCACGTGCTCCTCGAGCGCGGTGCGTGCGGAGGCCCGCGCGCAAAGCCCGCCGGGCGGGGGCTGCGCGCCTGCGCGCCGcgacctccccacccccacccattcCCCGGGGCTTCGGCCGCCAGGGGGCGAGAGCGGGCGGGTCCGGGGCCCCTGGGGGCCGGATTGGCCCGAGGGAATACTGCAACAGGTGGCCCGGGGGCACTCACTGGGCGCTGGCCGAGTGGCTCCCTGAGCCTGGGCTGCCGGACGCCAGTTTGTGTTGGGAGACGACTCGGGTTCTTCCAGGTGGAAACAGTTACGGGGCTTTGGGGTACTCGGAGCTGCCCTGCCTTCGTGGTCTGCTCCGAGGCGAAGTCTGAGGACACGGAGCCGCTGTGCGGACGGCGAGAGTGGGGGGACAGCCGGTCGGTCCAGGCAGTGGCGGGCCCTGGGCATAGGGCAGGTCGCCTGCGGCTGCACCCATTTCTAGGCAACGGTTTGCGTCCTCCTGGGACAGCGGGATGTGGGGATCGGCGTGGTTTGGGTTTCTTCAGAGACCTGCGCTTGCCAGGGCCTGGACTCTGGCTGGCCAGGTGGCCTCCCGCGCCTGCCCGTCCCAGGCTAGTCCACCCATCAGAGTTCTCCCGCCGTGCCAGGCCCCGCCCTCCAGCGCCTGATTGACAGGCGTACCTGCCCCCTCccggagggggtggggggcggagcGCCCCCTGGGTGGAAACGGCCTGTGACGACTTGTGGGAGTGTCTGCATCTCGCCTGCCCGGCCCGACGGGTTTGGGGCTGTGGTGCCACATGGTTCCTTTCCTAAGAAGATGAGGGAGTAGCGGGAGCCCCATGTGGGCCCGTTCTAGTCTGTGTTTGAGGGTCGGGAAATCGTGGGGAATCTGACCACAAACTCCGATATCCTTCCAGACTCGGTAACACGCGACCCTTAGCTTTGGATGTGCACAGCCCTGCGTCTCTAGTCCTCAGCCCCTTTGCCTGCCCTGGGCTGCTCAGAAGACTCACTGGTTCCCTCTTCCCTTTTGAAGGACttaaaggagaagaaggaagttgtggaggaggcagagaatgGACGAGACGCCCCTGCCAATGGGAACGCTGTGAGTGGCCACCTTGCTCGCGCGAGCCCTGGCAGCTCCCGTCCCAAGAAGTGTTTCCTGGTCTGATTTTGGGTTTGGCCCAGGGCGGGAAAGGAGACCGAGGCCCTGGGCAGTTGTGGTGTCAGGGTTGCCACTGGACCTTGGTTGGAagggtctcttaggtgctctggAAGCATCAGGcagccctggagggaggggtgagggggtggggggcacagctgtgCCCTCTAGCCCCGGGCCAGCTGGTTAACTGCTGGGTGTGTGTTCTGTCGAGGAGAACGAGGAAAATGGGGAGCAAGAGGCTGACAATGAGGtagatgaagaagaggaagaaggtggggaggaagaggaggaagaggaagaaggtgaTGGTGAGTAGCCTTGTCTGGCAGGAGGGGAAGGGTTCCCTGGAGAAGGGACCGTGGTACTTGGGAACAGTGGCCTTGCACCTGTGGAGTCAGGGCCTCCGTTGTTTTGG encodes:
- the PTMA gene encoding prothymosin alpha isoform X2 — protein: MSDAAVDTSSEITTKDLKEKKEVVEEAENGRDAPANGNANEENGEQEADNEVDEEEEEGGEEEEEEEEGDGEEEDGDEDEEAEAATGKRAAEDDEDDDVDTKKQKTDEDD
- the PTMA gene encoding prothymosin alpha isoform X1 — its product is MSDAAVDTSSEITTKDLKEKKEVVEEAENGRDAPANGNAENEENGEQEADNEVDEEEEEGGEEEEEEEEGDGEEEDGDEDEEAEAATGKRAAEDDEDDDVDTKKQKTDEDD